GCCAATTGTTAAAGTACGTACAGATGGCAGAACAAGCAGGCTTTACCCTTGCTCTGTCTTCCGATCACTTCCACCCCTGGAGTGAAGACCAAGGACAAAGCGGTTTCGCTTGGTCATGGCTGGGTGCAGCAATGCAAGCTACTTCGGCACTTTCCTATCGGGTTGTTTGCGCTCCTGGACAACGGTATCATCCCGCTATTATTGCCCAAGCAGGAGCAACTTTGGCAGAAATGTTTCCCAACCGCTTCTGGCTCACCGTAGGTAGCGGTCAAGCACTTAACGAACATATTACTGGAGAACACTGGCCTTGCAAGAGCGATCGCAACGCCCGTCTCAAAGAATGTGTTGATGTTATCCGCGCTCTTTGGGCAGGGGAAACAGTCACTCATCACGGCAAGGTGTGCGTTGAAGAAGCAAAACTTTATACCCGACCGCACACCCTTCCTGCAATCATTGGTGCTGCCATCACTGCTGAAACTGCGGAATGGCTGGGCAATTGGGCAGATGGATTAATTACCATATCTCGCCCACCAGAGAAGTTACAAAAAGTTGTCGATGCCTTCCGTAGAGGAGGTGGCGAAGACAAACCGATGATTTTGAAAGTGCAGCTTTCTTATGACCGTGACGAAGAGACAGCATTACAAAAAGCACATCAACAATGGCACAATAACATTTTTAAGAACATTGTGATGACAGAGTTGCGAACTCCTCAACAATTTGATGCAATGGGTAAATTCGTGCAGTCAAAAGAGCTACACGAACACGTTCGCATTTCGGCAGACATTCAACAACATATTGAGTGGTTGCAAAAAGATATTGAACTGGGGTTTGATGAACTGATTTTGCACAACGTCAACCGGGAACAGGAGCAGTTTATCGAAGTTTTTGGTAAGAAGGTTCTTCCTGCTTTGACAGAGGAAAAAAATAGGATTGCCAAAAGGAGGAAAATATGTCTAACCGACAAGCGAAATCACTAGAAGAGAGAGTTACCGAGTTTGTAAAGTGTGCTCAACGTCGAAATATCCGTGAGACAGTGGTTGCAGGCGCTCTCATTGCGGTCTTTGCTTTTATTATGGCTTACGATATTTATAAGCAGCCAGAAGACACTCTCTCAATCATTGGGAGCGGAGTGATAATCTTCGCTCTGTTGCTGAATATTACTATCATTTGGTGGAAACTGCACATCCCCAAATCGGAGCTATCTACGTTCCCCCCAACTCAGTTTCCAGACAATTGGAAGCAACATCTGACCCATCAGGCTCGTATGCTCAGGCTCGTTTGGCTATGGTATCTTCTGCCTTTATTCTTAGGACTTGTTATTTATTTACTGAGCGTTTACGACGCATCTTCCGGTGCTATCATCATACCACTTTTGATTGAAGTAGTTGTCTTTACCGGAATCTGGCGGTTGAATCTAAAAGCAGCCAAGCAGCTCGAACGAGATCGTGACGCTTGGTTTGGCAATTCGCGTGTTGGCTTACATAAGCTGGGAGGAATAAAGCGATGAGTTCAATCGGCAACCAGATCGATGTTTTGGTCGTGGGAGCTGGTCCTGTCGGATTAGCGATGGCCGGACGTGCTCAGGAGTCAATCTCGCCAGAAATTAAAGCACGCTTAAAAGCTTTAACGGTTGATGTGCAAGATGTTAAGACACCTCAACGACCTCCTAGGACAGAAGTAGAGAAATAAAACTCAAGTACAATCGCTACAAGTTACAGTTACTGGGTATTACTAGATAAGCATGGAGGTTAAAAGTTCAAGTTATATGAGTTACGCAAATAAAAAATCAAAAGGATACATAGCATCTGTAGTTGGAGGACTCAGTGGTGCATTACTATTTATAGCGTTAGGACTTTTTCTAACAGGGTTTTACATAACTCAAATTGAACTCCCTACTCTCGCAACAACTCCCCTAATATTTGGCTTTACAATATGTGCTAGCTTGGGAGAAATATTAGGTTGCTGGTTAATGCTTCGCTGGAGAAGGTATAAGTTGGCTGGACGTACCACAATACTTTTAGCTGTCTTAATTATTCCTAGTTTGTTATTATTTTTAGGACTCATCTTTTTAACGCGATCGCTAATTTTTGCCACATCTATAACGCTAGTTCTTTTGCCATTAATTGCTCGACTTTTAACTAATAATCCTAGCTACTTGAGGATTTTATCTAAAATTACCAATACTTTTGCCAAAAGACCATAGTGAGAGCCTTTTATTATGACTGTTTCGACCAAACCTTTTTCTAACCGTATCGCTGTAGTTTTCGACTTTGACGATACCCTTGTACCAGATACCGTTGATAGTCTGCTCTCTAGCTTAGGTATTGACGCTCTTAAATTTCGTCACGAACAAATTCAACCTTTGATTGATAAAGGCTGGGATAAAATTCTTGCCAGATTTTACGCCCTGATTGAAGAATCAAAACGACAAGACAACAAAATCACACAGGAATATATTGCCAAATTTGGTCAAGAATTAGCTCCCTTTGATGGTGTTACTAAAATGTTTGAGCGTTTGCGACAAAGCGCTAGTGAAATTAACCCAAAGGTAGAAGTTGAATTTTATCTCATTACCTGCGGTATGGTAGAAGTTGCTTGTCACAACTGCATAGCCCCCAATTTTAAAGGAATGTGGGGCTGTGAATTTCACTACAATCAACATGGTGGAATCGAGTTTTTGAAGAAAATTGTGACCCACACTGAGAAAACTCGGTATTTATTTCAAATTGCAAAAGGAATTGAGCATCAAAATGATGATGGGCAGACTTTTGTCTATCGAGATGTCCCAGCACAAGAATTGCACGTACCACTCACGCAAGTTATTTATGTAGGGGATGGTGCATCAGATGTTCCCTGTTTTTCCCTAATGAATCAAGAACAAGGTACAGCTATTGGTCTTTATAAGGACGGTAAGCCAAAAGATTGGGGGCGGGAATTAAGAATTACTCAAAGTCAGCGAGTTGCCAACCTTGCACCTGTTGACTATAGCGAAAATTCTGAACTGATGCGATCGCTGACACTAGCTGTAGAAAGTATCAGCAAACAGATTTCTTTACAGCAATTGAGCGTCGGTGAATAAAATTTTTAAAAACAACTCCATCATTGGAATGACAAAATTCTCCGCACACGAGTCTTTTCCCCCCCTTTTTAAGGGGGGCTAGGGGGGATCGATGGTGCTTAAAAACACAAGAAACCACTTTTCAAACAACCTCTAACAAAACCCAAATGTCAAATTAGTAATGCGCTGCTCAACACTCCACAAGTTTTCCACTTTTTGAAGATATCCTCAAGTTAAATGCAGTTAAGTAACTAAGACTTACGTATAGCCCTCCTTTCTAAGGAGGGTCGGGGGGATCTACAACGCGTGAAACCCTCAAAATACCTTTAAGGTTGCGTAAATCCTGTAACTTAACTGCCGTTCAACAACTTAACCTCAATTTGCTCTCTTACTCATTGTTAGGTGTTGCACATTTAAAATGGTTTAGAAATAACTAAATATCTAAATTAATATTTGAATTGTGCAATGCCTATTTTTTAAAGGATGTTTTAAAAGGCTTGGGCGAATATAATTTGCTGCTATACAAACGAAACCCTTCTTGTGTGGACTCGTAAAAATCAAGGTTTTGAAACCCACGTAGGTGGGTTTTGCTTGTGTAGCCGCGATTTCTAATTGCAAAGCAAGTATTTTACCCAAAGCAAGCGCACGCCAACTACGCGATAGCGATCGACAATGCTGGTAACGATTTATGAAGGGTTCTCCACATTCAGGAAATGAACAAGAGCCAAATCGTCCTCTTAATTCTCGTTTAAGGCTCTTCCTATTAGGACGTACTAGTTTGATTTTATATGCCATTCTGCTAGTTGCGATCGCTAGCGGTGCTTTGTGGCTGCGAAACTTTCTCTATCAAGATTTAGCGCCTTTAGTTGAGAGAAATATCGAACAATTATTAGGAAGACCTATAAAAATAGGAAAAGTTGAGCGATTTTCCCTAACAAGTCTTAAGTTTGGCTCTCTATCAATACCAGCAACCCCCACAGATCCAGACCGGGTGGCTGCAAAAGCTGTGGAGGTTCAGTTTTCTCCGTTAGAACTCCTTTTCACTCGGACTTTGGAGTTAGATGTCACTCTTGTTCAGCCGGATGCTTACATTGACCAGGATAAGCAGGGACGCTGGGTAACGACTCAACTTAAGGCTGGAGAGGGAAGAGGTTTTATTCAAACTGAACTACAAACTCTTCGACTTCAGAATGGTACTGTGGTATTAAATCCAGTACCCAGACCGGGTAAACCTAATGGTGATGTGACGTTAAACTCTGTCAATGGGATTGCTCGAATTCCATCTCAAAGTCAAGAAATTAATTATCAAATTAGCGCTCAACCTACCAGGGGAGGCGTATTACAATTAAATGGAGAGACGCAACTCAAAACACTGCAAACAAACCTCAAAGTCCAAGCGCAAAATGTACAAGCTGCTGACCTCAGTCGATTAGTTGAGTTGCCAATTATCTTACAGGCGGGTCGCGTAGATGGCGATTTAACAGTTCAATACCAACCAACGGCTCAGCCAGAAATTGCTGTGACAGGAACAGCTAACGTCGATCGCGTCACTGCTCAAATTCAAAACGTTCCACAAAAGTTCACCGATGCAAGTGGGAGATTAGTCTTCCAGGGTCAACAGGTTACTTTAGAGAACCTGAGCGCAAACTATGGTAAAGTTCCCCTTGTAGCAAATGGAACAGTTGGTACTCAAACAGGATTCAATGTCGTAGCTCAAACCAAACCAGTGAGTGCTAAAAATGCTGCAGACACACTGAATGTCAATTTACCAGTTCCAGTGGAGGGGGAACTGCAAGCAAACATTAAGTTGACCGGATCGATCGAACAGCCAGTTTTGAGCGGAACCGCCACCACCACAAAACCTGCTCAAATTGACCGCGTTCCTTTTAAGGATATTAGCACTGCCTTCCGATTGAATATAGCAGAAACTGCATCTCAACTTGCTGTATCCAACCTGCGGTTAACCCCAGTTGCAGGAGGACAAATCGTCGGGAACGGTCAAGTTCAACTCGGACGCCAACAAAATCAGGTGAATTTTGACTTTCAAGCCCAAGGAGTTCCAGCAGATGTGATCGCACAGAAATATGGCTTCTCAACTCCCATTACCATTGGTAATGTCACCGGTGATGCCCAAGTGACAGGCTCTGTCGGCGGTAAACAGCCTTTAACGCTTTCTCTCTCCAATGTTCGAGCGACTCCACCAGTCGGAGGACAAATTACGGCGAACGGTCAAGTTCAACTCTCACCCCAAGGTAACGTAGCGCTCAATATTCAAACTCAAGGTTTACCAGCAAATGCGATCGCTAAAGCTTACGGCATTTCTGTTCCCATCAACATTGGTGGTGTCAGCGCTGAAGCTAAAGTTTCTGGCTCTGTTGGCGGTTCGCAGCCTTTGAAAGTAGCTATTTCCAAAATTCAGGCGACTCCACCAGCCGGAGGACAAATTACAGCAAACGGTCAAGTTCAGCTCTCACCCCAAGGTAGGGTGTCATTGAACGTGCAAGCACAAAACCTCCCAGGAGACGCAATTGCAAAAGCTTACAACACTTCACCCCCCATTGATATTGGCAATGTTTCAGCAAATGCCAAAGTGACTGGTACCCTGGGTAACCTGCAAGCAGTAGCCTCTGTGAAAGCACCTGAAGCCACTTATCCCACCACTGGAAAAGCTGTCATCTCCCAACAGGGGGATAATATTGTCTTCCAAGATGCTGTTGTGAACCTTGCTGGTGGTACAGTTACCGCTAGAGGTCAGGTTGGAGAAAGACGCTGGCAAGCTTTTGTGGACGCCGAACAGATACAATTAAGTCGTTTCGCCCAAATACCACAGCAGTTCCAAGGAGTGTTAAGTAGTGAGTTGAACTTGTCGGGAACTACTACTTCCTTCCAACCCGAAACCATCCAAGCTACAGGACAGGCAAGTTTAAAAGGTGTAGCAGGAGGTACAGTTAACCTAGATAATATCACCTTAAATAATGGGCGTTGGCAAGCGATCGCCAATGTATCCCAACTTGAACTTAACCAAGTTTCAGAGCAGCTGCGGGGACAACTTAGCACCAACCTACGTGTTGCAGGAACAACCTCTACACGCCAACTTTCAGATATTCGAGCAGCAGGACAAGTACGCTTTTCAGAATTAGCCCCCCTCGAACAACCATTGACCGCTCAAATTCGATGGAATGGTCAGCAGATTATTGTTGAACGCGCAACGGCACCAGGATTGAGCGCTGATGGTACAATAGCCTTAAATGTACCAGAAACAGGGACACCGCAAATCGCTGGATTTAATTTAGATGTACAGGCACAAGGTTACAATCTCAAACAGATCCCCGTTAACCTTCCCGGTAACATAGCTTTGGCTGGGTTGTTAGACTTCAACGGACAAGTCACAGGTACCCCAACTTCTCCTAATGCTCGAGGAAACATCCGGCTGCGAAATCTTAATGTCAATAGTTTAGCCTTTGACCCGTTACTAACTGGGAATGTAAATTTTCAGGGAGGAGAAGGGACAGAGCTGCAACTTGCAGGTACCCAAGACCGGATTGCAGTTAATCTGAGTCAAAACAATCGCCCAATTTCATTTTTCATCAGACGCAATGGAACTGTCGCAACTGGTAGAACTGAGGGAGAGACCTTGCTCGTCAACGTGCAAGACTTTCCTGTGGCGGTTCTGGGAAGCTTCATTCCTGGCGATAATCCCAATTTACAACCTCTAGCCGGAGAAATATCCGGGGATTTAGCGATTAATTTAGACCAGTTTACAGTTGTAGGAGACGTAGCGATCGCCCAGCCTAGAGTTGGTAGAGCCACAGCAGATGAATTCCGTGGGCGTATTAATTTTGTTGATGGCGTTGCAACGTTAACCGATGGGGAGTTATTTTTAGATGGTAGCCGCATATCCGTAAGTGGAAACTTACAAACTGGAAACAACCCTCAATTTCAAACCCAAATTAGTTTTGACTCTGCCAGAATCCAGAAAATATTACAAGCATTCAACATCTTTGGTTATCAAGACCTTGCTTCCGGATTGCAGGCTCCGGAATTGGCGGGAGCAGAAGTACTTCAAACAGAGCCAATTGGTTTACCCAATGCAGATTTGCTCGTTCAGCTAGAGTTTTTCGAGAAAATAGAGAACCTGGTGGCACAACAGAGCACACAGCGTGAAGAAACGCAGAGATTGCCAACACTGGCAGAATTACAGGGGACTCTCACGGGACAAATTAAGATAGCAGGCTCGTTGCAGACAGGATTAAATGCAGACTTTAATCTTCAAAGCGCTCAGGCGCAATGGGGAGAATACACTATTGAACAATTCATAGCTAGAGGAACTTATGCAGATGGTACCGTCACACTGTTACCCCTGCGTGTTAATTTAGGTCAAGGACTATTAGCTTTCACAGGACAGTTAGGAACTCAAGAACTATCCGGACAAGTGCGCGTTTCAGATCTACCTCTATCATTATTACAGCCTTTTATAGAAGAATATCCAGTTGATGTCACAGGTCAAGTCAATGCTGTCGCCACTCTAGGAGGGAGTTTAGAAGACCCCCAAGCAATAGGAGAAGTCACGTTGGTAGATGCAACCGTAAATGAGCAACCCGTGGAGTCAGGAGAACTGAGCTTCAACTATAACGATGCTCGTTTCAATTTTGCCAGTAACGTGTTAGTGGCGGGTACGCAGCCATTGGAAATTCAAGGAAGCGTACCCATTGCCTTGCCGAGCGCTGACACGCAGCCAGATAGCAATCAAATTAGCGTCACAGCCAACGTGCAAGATGAGGGCTTAGCGCTGTTAAATCTATTTACCGATGCAGTAACTTGGGTCAATGGGACTGGACAACTGAATGTAAAAGTTGGAGGTACCTTAAACCAACCAACGATCGCGGGAAATGCCACCGTTCAAAATGCAACTTTGCAAGCCACCGCGCTGACTGAACCATTAACAGATGTGACAGGAACGTTGCAATTTAATGGCAATAGGGTGATAGTCGAAGGCGTTCAAGGGGAATACGAAAGGGGTCGATTGACTGCGGAGGGAGTTATCCCCATTTATGGCGCACCTCAAGCACAACAGGCAACTACTAATAATCCTCTCAGATTATCGCTACAAAACCTGGAATTGGAAGTACAGGAGTTGTATCAAGGCGATGTCAGTGGTGATGTCGTCATTGGGGGAACAGTGCTTAACCCAGAAATTGGCGGAGAGATTCGCTTGAGCGATGGACAAGTCAAGATTGGACAAGATGCTAATACTTCCCCTACATCCCCTACATCAGCAACCACAGCCTCTGGGGAGAGCACAGAAGCAGATAGTTCAACGAGAAGCGCTGCAACTACAACCGCCCGTTCACCCATACCCATAGAGTTTGAAAATTTACGGCTGATTCTAGGCGATGATGTTCAGATAACAACTCAGCCGTTATTTGGAGGCTTTATCCCAGGAGGCGATCTCCTGAGTCAATCCATACTAAGTTTTGAAACAAAAGGCGACCTAACTATTAATGGTACCTTAGCCAATCCCCGCCCTCAAGGTGTTATCCGTCTTACAGGAGGACAAGTTAACTTATTTACCACTCAGTTTACCTTAACGCGGGGTTACGAACACACTGCAGTCTTTACTCCTAGTGGAGGACTCAACCCCGTCCTCGATGTCCGACTTGTAGCATTTGTACCAGAGACAACAGGAGCGTTATTGACTGGAAGCCGTATTCAAAACTCTCCTTTTTCTGCTGAAATTAGCGATATTCCAGCTGTCACCAGTTTAGGGACTTTAGAAACTGTTCGCGTTGAAGCCAGAGTCAGAGGACCCGCGAGTGAATTAGCTGACAATCTGGAATTGACGAGCACACCCGGTCGTAGTGAATCAGAAATTATTGCGTTGTTAGGTGGTTCTATCATTAATACTTTAGGTCAGGCAGACTCAGCATTGGGAATTGCTACCTTTGCTGGTTCTACTTTGTTGAGTGGTTTGCAAGAAAACATTAGTGCAATAGGACAAGCGATCGGCTTTAGCGCCTTCCGCGTGTATCCTACCACTGTCGCTAATGAATCATCACGAGCTTCGGTATTGAGCTTAGCAGCAGAGGGAGTATTTGATATTACTGAAAATTTCTCTGTCTCCCTATCACGAGTGTTTCTGACTAATGAATCTTTCCGTTACAATGTACTCTACCGAGTCAATGACGACATTCTGATGCGAGGCTCTACCGATTTGGAAGACGAAAGTAGACTTGAAATTCAGTATGAGACAAGGTTTTAAAGAACTTCCAAATAAAAAATCTCCCAAAATTTTTTGTGGTGCGGTACTAACAGCTCCTTACTAGTAAGATGCTGTTGGCGAATGATAAGTCCGATCCCCTCGTTCCGGTGGCTCCGCCTGGGAATGCCTTCATGGAGGCTCCGCCTCCTGTATGCAGCACAAAAGGTGCGAGGCAGAGCCTCGCGGTCTGCATTCCCAGGTAGAACCTGGGAACGAGAGGATTACTTTTAAAATTTTTTACGAATGATTTAGGATTGCTACATTACGAAAGGCAAAACCAATTTCAGCTATAGTGAAAAACTCAATGTAGAATTTAAGTACAAGCTAACAATATGAATTAAACACTTGAGCCTAAAGCAGCTGCTACTTGGTCAGCCAGTTTATGAGGATTGAAGGGTTTATTAATCACGCCAGTCACCCCTAGTTGAGCAAACAAACGGTGGTCAGCACTTTGTCCCCTAGCTGTCAGTAAAATCACAGGGATATCCCTAGTAGCTGGATTTGCCTGTAGCTCTTGAAAAGTAGTTGGACCGTCTATCTCAGGCATCATGACATCAAGAAGAATAGCATCAGGTTGAGCAGCCTGAGCCAATAACAGCCCTTCATGACCTGATGTAGCGGTTAGCACCTGCCAGCCCCCCATGATCTCTAAACAGGTTTGAATCAACTTGCGAATGTCATCTTCATCATCAATAACTAGGATTTGCTTGGCTGTCATTGTTATTGTCTTCCGTTCTATTGTTCTTACCATTGTCTTGCAATTCTTCAAAACTTTTTGTCCTAACAATAACTGGACTTAACTATACTTTTTCAGGAACTGTGTAAAGTTACTTAAGGTTCCACTAACTCTATTACAGAAGTTTGCTTTCATTTCTTGTTATCTGCTATATATAGGAGTTTTTACGTGTCCTCATAGAGAACACAGGAACATCCGTTAGTCTACACTCCAGTAGTAACTTCCAGGAATTGTGACTGCAACTCCTTTTAACTTATGCAGAGCGTCATGACAAATTGCCAAAGGTGCTGTTTTGCCATAAGTCCATCTTTCTTGATTAAAGCTTACTGCAAAGGGTAGACCTGGAAAAGCATTAGACTCACAACGAGATATTTCAAAGTGAGGACACTCGTAGTTTTCCAAAACGTTGGCAACCAGTTCTAAGGCTGCGTTAATATCTGTTGAATATGGACGTGCGGGTAAATTAAACTGTTCAGATACAATCTGGTCTAAATCAGCGAGCGAGTTCAGCTGAATAGTTTCAGTAGCGTAGCCAAGATGGTTCCGTTCTCTGGGCAATCGTTTCGACCAGTCCAATCTTGGGCAAAACAGGCGAGTTGATTGGCACACTTTTTACAATTGCAGATGTGACTGACCGCAAGCAAACAGAAGATGCCCTTCGAGCCAGTCAAGCGCTATTTGAATCTTTCATGAATCATAGCCCGGTCACAGCTTTTATAAAAGACTCGACAGGGCGCTACGTCTATGTCAACCAAGTGATGGAACATCTGTTTCACCGAAAGCAAGCTGATTGGTTGGGGAAGACGGATTTTGACATATTTCCGCCATATGCAGCACAACAGTGGCGTAATAATGACGTAGTTGTTCTAACCACAGCTACAATGATGCAGACGTTGGAGACGGTGCCATACGATGATGGCGAACATTACTATATGTCCTTTAAGTTTCCTGTCACAGATGTCTCTGGGCAAAGACTGCTTGGAGGAGTGTCAATTGACATCACTGAACTCAAGCAATTAGAAGCAGAACGCAACCGACTGTTAGTGCAAGAGCAAACCGCACGTGCTGAAGCCGAAAAAGCCAACCGCTTAAAGGACGAATTCTTAGCTATAGTTTCCCATGAACTACGCACTCCTTTGACTGCGATCCTTGGATGGATTGGGATGTTGCAAACAGGGATGTTAGATTCAGAAAGAGCAACTCTCGCGCTGGAGACGATTGAGCGCAATGCCAACTTGCAGATGCAACTTATTGAAGACCTGCTTGATGTTTCGCGCATTATCAGGGGGGAACTCTCGTTGAACTACGACTGGGTTGACTTAGTTGGAGCGATCGCAGCAGCGATTGAGGTTGTACAACCAGCTGCAGATGCCAAGGCTATTCAATTGGAGTCCGTGCTTGATACTTCGGTAGAGCCAATTTGGGGCGACTCAGACCGCGTGCAACAAGTTGTGTTAAATCTATTTTCTAATGCAATTAAGTTCACACCCAATTGTGGACGGGTTGAGGTGCGGTTGTCAAAGGAAGGGAGTGGGGAATCGGCAAGTTATGCCCAGATTCAAGTAAGCGACACGGGTAAGGGTATCAGCGCTGACTTTTTACCCTATGTTTTTGACCGCTTCCGTCAAGCAGATAGCACAAGTACTCGCTCAAATAAGGGGTTAGGATTGGGCTTAGCGATCGCAAGCCATCTGGTAGAATTGCACGGCGGTACTATTGGTGCCCAGAGCCAGGGAATAGGACAAGGGGCAACGTTTACAGTAAAGCTACCAATCCCGATACAGAAGAAAGAGAAAAAAGACATCAGCCTAGAGGAGGAAAAAAGTTCTTTGGGCTCAAAGTTCCTGTCTTGTGGTTCCTGTCCTGCAAGTCTCAACGGTCTGCAAGTGCTAGTTGTGGATGATGAAACTGACGTGCGAGAATGGATAACTACAGTGCTTACTGAGTGTGGAGCTCAAGTCATTGCTGTTGGCTCAGTAGGCGAGGCGCTGGCAGCACTCGAACAATTTAGACCAGATGTGCTAGTCAGTGACATTGGGATGCCCAACGAAGATGGCTACACATTTATCCGTAAAGTCAGAGAACTTGAGCAGAACCAAGGCGATCGCATTGAATATGCTAGGAGTGTTATTCTTACGTGCTTCTCATCCTCCTGCTGCTGCAACCACCCTCCTCGTTGCTCTTGGTGGCTTCAAACCGACAGTACAAGACGCCCTAACGATAATGATTGGAGTTTTGATTATTGCAACAATTGGTGAGGGACTTCGACGTTTTCGACTAGGGAAAGTAGTAAGTTAATCAGCATCATATATAAATGAAATTCACATGAAATACCAGTGTTTCATAGGTAACAAAGATTCCTTATTGCTATTGATAGACGTATTTGTATCTCTACATTTATAAAGTAAGTTTAAAGGCAATTATGCCTGCAATTTAGTAAATACAGAGGTAAAAATCATGGCTATACAACAACTTACCTTGAATCAAGTTAATCAAGAAATGCAGCAGTGTATTCAAAACTGCTTAGATTGCCATAGTATTTGCTTGAATACTGTAAATTACTGTTTGCAAAAGGGCTTTTATGCTGCGGACTTCTGACCTTCATACCCGTACCTGTGGCGTTTGTGCGGAAGTGTGTGAGCGGTGCGCTCAAGATTGCGAGCGCATGGGTGATGATGCTCAAATGAAAGCTTGCGCTGATATGTGCCGCCGATGTGCTGAATCTTGTCGGCAAATGTCAATGGCAACTGTATAATATGATGTCCGGTTAATT
This genomic interval from Scytonema hofmannii PCC 7110 contains the following:
- a CDS encoding ATP-binding protein, with the protein product MGKTGELIGTLFTIADVTDRKQTEDALRASQALFESFMNHSPVTAFIKDSTGRYVYVNQVMEHLFHRKQADWLGKTDFDIFPPYAAQQWRNNDVVVLTTATMMQTLETVPYDDGEHYYMSFKFPVTDVSGQRLLGGVSIDITELKQLEAERNRLLVQEQTARAEAEKANRLKDEFLAIVSHELRTPLTAILGWIGMLQTGMLDSERATLALETIERNANLQMQLIEDLLDVSRIIRGELSLNYDWVDLVGAIAAAIEVVQPAADAKAIQLESVLDTSVEPIWGDSDRVQQVVLNLFSNAIKFTPNCGRVEVRLSKEGSGESASYAQIQVSDTGKGISADFLPYVFDRFRQADSTSTRSNKGLGLGLAIASHLVELHGGTIGAQSQGIGQGATFTVKLPIPIQKKEKKDISLEEEKSSLGSKFLSCGSCPASLNGLQVLVVDDETDVREWITTVLTECGAQVIAVGSVGEALAALEQFRPDVLVSDIGMPNEDGYTFIRKVRELEQNQGDRIEYARSVILTCFSSSCCCNHPPRCSWWLQTDSTRRPNDNDWSFDYCNNW